A stretch of the Takifugu flavidus isolate HTHZ2018 chromosome 1, ASM371156v2, whole genome shotgun sequence genome encodes the following:
- the twnk gene encoding twinkle protein, mitochondrial, with protein MWRSLLLKGTACIWQVAAPRFLHHRHFPNFWATLQTRGFFAQQTRRVLQNEDRHLTGTHRRAYKKDAKATLEFPVSPITVTDIKHYLRSKDISFHDGYSCLHIQSIFVEPSARKDNFSLFIDKTTGQFLCKDTLVEGSWEDLQDCLEVMPTDGQDFLRPHVLLGYSESLEEQEERERELREVQRIWCSSEPFTDLPEDEAQLVKTMFQISKISNATLKRFGVRLFRPTKSLVLPWFGGPDSSLKGVKLLSAQSTDSGSVAYNEATVPKSNSYYNLFGLHLVGRKDTEVVLTGHELDTMAVSQATGLPSVALPRGVSCLPPILLPYLEQFKRVTLWLGGDIRSWEASKIFSRKLGLRRCSLVRPGEYRPCPLEAFAMGKNFGHIIKSSIPAAHKSIVSFKQLRDDVYGELMNTDQVAGVKWMRFPELTRILKGHRKGELTVFTGPTGSGKTTFISEVALDLCMQGVNTLWGSFEINNVRLAKIMLTQFAMQRLEDNLEQYDFWADNFEELPLYFMTFHGQQNIKAVLDTMQHAVYMYDINHVIIDNLQFMMGQENLSVDKFAVQDHIIGAFRKFATSSSCHVTLIIHPRKEEDDRELQMASIFGSAKASQEADNVLILQEKKLVTCPGRRSLQVTKNRFDGDVGIFPLDFIKSSLTFSSPVKGKHKLRKVNHKQENEEAEEATAKKEEVKKEKAAKTTKAPRAVKNVTEKENPPK; from the exons ATGTGGAGGAGCTTGCTGCTGAAGGGCACCGCCTGCATCTGGCAGGTGGCAGCCCCGAGGTTTCTCCATCACAGACACTTTCCAAACTTCTGGGCAACACTCCAAACTCGGGGCTTCTTTGCTCAGCAGACGCGGCGTGTTTTGCAAAATGAAGACCGTCACCTGACCGGCACACACAGGCGAGCCTATAAAAAGGATGCAAAGGCTACCCTTGAATTTCCTGTGAGCCCCATCACAGTCACAGACATAAAACATTATCTGCGTTCTAAAGACATTTCCTTCCACGATGGCTACAGTTGCCTCCACATCCAGAGCATCTTTGTCGAACCATCAGCCAGGAAGGACAACTTCTCCTTATTCATTGACAAAACAACTGGACAGTTTCTGTGTAAGGACACTTTAGTGGAAGGAAGCTGGGAGGATCTCCAGGATTGCCTGGAGGTGATGCCGACGGACGGGCAGGATTTTCTCAGGCCTCATGTGCTGCTGGGGTATTCAGAgagtttggaggagcaggaggagagggagagggagctgaGGGAGGTGCAGAGGATCTGGTGCAGCTCTGAACCCTTCACTGACCTTCCTGAGGATGAAGCCCAGCTGGTTAAAACCATGTTCCag ATCTCAAAGATCTCAAACGCAACTTTAAAGAGATTTGGTGTGAGGCTCTTCAGGCCCACCAAAAGCCTGGTTCTCCCCTGGTTTGGTGGTCCTGACTCTTCGCTCAAGGGAGTGAAGCTTCTCTCTGCCCAAAGCACAGACTCCGGGAGTGTCGCGTATAACGAAGCTACTGTCCCAAAGAGTAATTCTTACTACAACTTGTTTGGTCTCCACCTGGTTGGACGCAAGGACACTGAAGTGGTTCTAACTGGACATGAACTGGACACAATGGCTGTGAGTCAGGCCACTGGACTCCCCAGTGTTGCTCTCCCACGTGGGGTCAGCTGTCTTCCCCCCATCCTGCTGCCTTACCTGGAGCAGTTTAAGCGGGTGACGCTGTGGCTCGGCGGGGACATTCGTTCGTGGGAGGCCTCAAAGATCTTCTCACGCAAGCTGGGGCTGAGGCGCTGTTCGCTGGTGCGGCCCGGAGAGTATCGGCCGTGTCCCCTGGAGGCGTTCGCCATGGGGAAAAACTTTGGTCACATTATAAAATCATCTATTCCAGCAGCTCATAAGTCCATAGTGTCCTTCAAGCAGCTGAGGGACGACGTGTACGGGGAGCTGATGAATACGGACCAGGTGGCTGGAGTGAAGTGGATGAGGTTTCCAGAGCTCACCAGGATCCTCAAGGGTCACCGCAAAGGAGAACTAACTGTCTTTACAG GTCCTACAGGCAGTGGGAAGACAACATTTATCAGCGAGGTGGCCTTGGACCTTTGCATGCAGGGAGTCAACACGTTGTGGGGCAGCTTTGAGATCAACAACGTGCGCCTGGCCAAGATCATGTTGACGCAGTTTGCTATGCAGAGGCTGGAGGACAATCTGGAGCAGTACGACTTCTGGGCCGACAACTTTGAGGAGCTGCCCCTTTATTTCATGACCTTCCACGGGCAACAGAACATCAA GGCAGTTTTGGACACCATGCAACACGCTGTCTACATGTATGATATCAACCACGTCATCATAGATAACCTGCAGTTCATGATGGGCCAGGAAAACCTCTCAGTAGACAA GTTTGCGGTGCAGGACCACATCATCGGAGCGTTCAGGAAGTtcgccaccagcagcagctgccacgTCACTCTGATCATCCACcccagaaaagaggaggacgacCGAGAGCTGCAAATGGCGTCCATCTTTGGTTCTGCGAAG GCCAGCCAGGAAGCCGACAACGTCCTcatcctgcaggagaagaagctggtGACATGTCCTGGTCGCCGATCGCTGCAGGTGACCAAGAACCGCTTCGACGGCGATGTGGGCATCTTCCCTCTGGATTTCATCAAATCGTCGCTCACCTTCTCGTCTCCCGTCAAAGGCAAGCACAAACTGAGGAAAGTGAACCACAAACAGGAGAACGAGGAGGCCGAGGAGGCCACGGCAAAGAAGGAAGAAGTGAAAAAGGAGAAAGCGGCCAAAACGACAAAGGCACCACGAGCAGTTAAAAACgtgacagaaaaggaaaacccACCGAAATAA
- the mrpl43 gene encoding 39S ribosomal protein L43, mitochondrial translates to MGSRAGPSRFLQSVLHNGVGRYVCQLKRISIIFSKNAQSSLGVREFIENGAIDYANKNPSTVVYVAPQACRIPKIVAEYLNGNVREETVTNKTSSQISQLLTKLTNQSGLDIIRIRKPFHTNNPSIQGQWHPFTNRPPSIGPIRPVKIDSETQ, encoded by the exons ATGGGATCCAGAGCAGGGCCAAGTCGCTTTCTTCAAAGCGTTCTCCATAACGGTGTCGGTCGGTATGTCTGTCAGCTAAAACGAATCTCAATCATCTTCTCCAAAAACGCACAAAGCTCCCTCGGAGTCAG AGAATTTATTGAGAACGGAGCGATAGACTACGCCAACAAGAACCCCTCAACTGTGGTGTATGTGGCTCCTCAAGCATGCAGAATACCCAAAATTGTTGCAGAATACC TCAACGGCAACGTGAGAGAGGAAACGGTCACAAACAAAACATCTTCGCAGATTTCACAGCTCTTGACCAAGCTGACCAACCAGTCCGGCCTGGACATCATCCGCATCCGCAAGCCTTTCCACACAAACAACCCCAGCATCCAGGGTCAGTGGCACCCGTTCACCAACCGGCCCCCATCGATCGGGCCCATCCGCCCAGTGAAAATAGACAGTGAAACCCAGTGA